The genomic interval ACGCCGTGGGCGCCTGCGTGGGCATGAAGGGCTCCCGCGTGCAAGCGGTGGTCAAGGAGCTCTCGGGGGAACGGGTGGACATCGTGCCCTGGAGCGAGGAACCGCAACAGTTCGTCACCAAGGCGCTCTCTCCGGCCAAGGTGCAGAACATCCGCATCAGGCGCGAGAGCCAGGAGATGACCGTGGTGGTCGAGGACGAGCAGCTGTCGCTGGCCATCGGCCGGGAGGGGCAGAACGTGCGCCTCGCCGTCCGTCTGACCGGCTGGAAGATCGACCTGGTCAGCTCCACCGAGATGGCGCAGCGCGAGCGTCTCGACAAGGAGATGCGCGTCGCCCTCGACGAGGTGGAAGGCTTGACGCCGGAAGAGGTGACCCTGCTCGGCAGCATCAACGTGCACACCTTGAAGGACCTGAACGCCGCCGAGGTGGAAAACCTGTTGGGCCTGGAAGGCATGGACGAGGAACGGGTGGCGCGCTTGCGGACCCTGGGAGTGGAGAGGGCCAAGCAGATCGAAACCGATTTCGCTCAGGCGCTGCAGGCCCAGGAGCATCTGTTCGACGAGCAGATGTTCGACCGCGTGCCGGCTCCGGAAGCGGACGCCGCCGCGGCGACGCTCACCTTCCGCGACGAGTCGGAGCTGGAGCCGGACGAGCCGGAAGCCGAAGCCCCGGCGGCGGTGTCGGAAGCCGAGACCGAGACGGTCGAAGAGATCGAGGCAGGGGAGATGCCCGCGGCCCCGGAAGCGCCCGAGGAACCGGAAGCGGAGACCGCGGCGGCGGAGGCGGACGCCTCCGATGCACCCGAGCGGCCGCCGGTGGGGTGAGCCGGGCTGCGCCGGATGGAGAAGCTGCGCAACCTGCTGGGGCAGGCGCACCGAGCCCGGAAGCTCGCCCTGGGGCGCTCGGCTTGCCGGCGCGCCGCGGGTACGGGCCGCTTGCACGCCGTGTTCGTGGCGCGTGATGCCGGGGCGAGCGCGGTCCGGGACAGCGGCGTCGGGGAGACGGTGGCCTGCGTCGCCGTGGACCTCGACAAGGAGCAGCTCGGAAGCCTCGTGGGTCGCGCCTCGGTGGCGATCCTGGGAGTCCTGGATCCGCGGCTAGCGACCGAGCTGCTGCGGCTCGTGGAGGCGGAGTCTGGGCCGCCGTCCCGAGGGGAAGCAAGGTGACGGTCATGGCGGAAAGCAAGAAGAAGCGCATCTACGAAGTGGCGCGGGACTTCAACGTCTCCAGCGACGCCTTGCTCAAGGTGCTCCGGGATCTCGACCACGAAGTCAAGAACCACATGAGCACGGCGACACCGGAGATGCTGGCGGCCATCGAAGCGCGCTTCTCCCAGGCGCAAGCTCAGGTCAAGGTGGAGGAGAGCAAGCGTAAGGAAGTGCACGCAGCGATCCAGCAGCACAAAGCGGAGGAAGAACGCGCCGCCAAGGAACGGGCGCGAGAGGCGGCCGTGGCCAAGGCCCAAGCCGCCGCGCCTCCGACCCCGCCGCCACCGGCAGTCCGTCCGCCTGAACACCGCGGCTCCCGGCCGATGGAGACGCGCCCGCCCCGTTCCTCGACGGCGCCTCCGCCCCGCTCGCGGGCGCCCGAGCCGCCCCCGCCGCAACGCCATGGTCGCGGCGGTGGTCCGCCGGAGTTCGCTCCCGGGCGCCGGCCGCGCGGCACCAAGGGGCGGAAGAAGCCGGGAGTCGACGAGCGCGCGGTGCGCGAAAGCTTCCAGAAGACGATGGCCGAGATCGATGGCCCGCGCCGGCAGCGCCGGCGACGCCGCGTCCACGCCGGCGGCGTGGCAGTGGACGAGCGCGAGAACGTCATCCAAGCGGTGGAGATGATGCCGCTCCAGGATCTGGCCGCCGAGCTCGGCGTGGCCCCCCACGAGCTCATCAGCAAGCTGTTCAAGAACGGCGTTCTTGCCACCATCAACCAGCGGCTCGACAAGGACACCATCGAGATCCTGGCCGCCGAGTACGAATACGAAGTGGAGTGGATCAGCGAGTTCGAGGAGACCGAGCTCGACGTGGAGGAATCCGAGGCGCCCCGGCTGCCGCGGCCGCCAGTGGTCACCATCATGGGCCACGTCGATCACGGCAAGACCTCGATCCTCGACAAGATCCGGCGCACCAATGTCGTGGCCGGCGAGTCCGGCGGCATCACCCAGCACATCGGCGCCTACGAGGTCACCACCCCGGGCGGGCATCGCATCACCTTCCTGGACACGCCGGGTCACGAGGCCTTCACCGCCATGCGCGCCCGCGGCGCGCAGGTGACCGACCTGGTGGTGCTGGTGGTGGCAGCGAGCGACGGCGTCATGCCGCAGACCCTGGAAGCGCTCAATCACGCCCGCGCCGCCAACGTGCCCTTCCTGGTGGCGATCAACAAGGTGGATCTGCCGGATGCCAACGTCGAGCGAGTAAAGCAGCAGCTAGCGCAGAACAACGTCCTCCTCGAGGATTGGGGCGGCACGATCACGGCGGTGGAGGTGTCGGCCAAGACCGGCAAGGGGCTGGAGCAGCTGCTCGAGCTCATCCACCTGCAGGCGGAGATGCTGGAGCTCAAGGCGCCGCGGGAAGGGCGCATGCGCGGCGTCGTCCTGGAAGCGCGCAAGACGCCGCAGCACGGTGTGGTCGTCAACGTGCTGGTGCAGCAGGGGACGCTGAACTTGAGCGACGTCTTCGTCGCCGGCAGGCACTCGGGTCGCGTCCGCGCCTTGCTCAACGAGCGCGAGCGGCGCATCGAGAACGTCGGCCCCGCCGACCCGGTGCAGGTGCTGGGCTGCGACGGCGTGCCGCAGGCGGGGGATCCATTCACCGTCGTCGAGAGCGACCGCCAGGCGCGGGACATCGCTTCCAAGCGCCAGCAGTACGAGCGCGCCCGCGAGGCGAAGTCGAGCCGGCGCGTCAGTCTGGAACAGTTCCACCAGATGATGCGTGAGAGCGGTCTCGCCGAGCTCAAGGTCGTTCTCAAGGGCGACGTGGACGGCTCGGTGGAGGCGCTCACCGAGTCTCTGGAGAAGCTCTCCACCACCGAAGTGGCGGTGCGCGTCATCCATCGCGGCGTCGGCGGCATCAACGAGACCGATGTCACCCTGGCGGCGGCGTCCAATGCCATCGTCGTCGGCTTCCACGTCCGCCCGAGCCAGCACGCTCGGGAGCTCGCCAAGCGCGAGGGCGTGGACATCCGGCTCTACGAGGTCATCTACGACGTGGTCAACGAGGTGAAGGAAGCCATGGTGGGCTTGCTGACGCCGGAGACGAAGGAGAGCATCGACGGCGTCGCCGAGGTGCGCCAGGTGTTCCGGGTTCCCAAGGTGGGGACCATCGCCGGTTGCTACGTGACCTCAGGGAAGATCACCCGCAACGGCAAGATCCGGGTCATCCGCGACCACGTGGTGGTCTACGACGCCACGGTCTCGTCGCTCAAGCGCTTCAAGGACGACGTGCGCGAGGTGTCCCAGAACTTCGAGTGCGGCATCGGTGTCTCCGGCTTCGACGACATCAAGGTGGGCGACGTCCTCGAGGTCTACCGCCTGGAGGAGGTCGCGCGCACCCTCTGAAAGGGTGGCGTCCATGGTCGTCGGCTTCTGTACACTCGACCTCTACATCCCCGGCTGCACCTCGCTGAAAGAGAAACGTTTCGTCTTGCGCAGCCTCATCGACCGCCTCCGCCGGCGGCTGAATCTCGCGGTCAGCGAAGCCGATCACCACGATCTCTGGCAGCGCTCCACGCTGTGTCTGGTGACGGTGTCGAACGATTCCCGCGTGGTGCACTCGGTGCTTTCCAAGGCCAGCGATCTCGTCGAGAGCGATCATCGAGTCGAGTTGCTCGACGTTGCCGTGGAGCTGCGCTAAGCTCGAAAGTTCCGGGCGCGCGCCCGGAGGAATGAGGAGAGAACGTGGATCCTGTCGCCCTCGCCCGGCTCAACGCCGGTCTCCGCGACCTACTGGTGGAGCTCTTGGCGCGCCGGGTGCGCGACCCCCGCGTGCAGGCCGTGTCGGTGACCGGGGTGCAGGTGTCCGGGGATCTGGCGGTGGCCAAGGTGTTCTACAGCGTCCTGGGCTCGGAAACGGCGCAGCGCCAGGCGCAGCGCGGCCTGGAGAACGCCGCCGGTTTCCTGCGCCGCGAAGCCAGCCACCATCTGCGCCTGCGGACGGTGCCGGAGCTGCGTTTCGTCCACGATGCCTCCCTGGAACGCGGCGCCCACATCGATCAG from Candidatus Krumholzibacteriia bacterium carries:
- the nusA gene encoding transcription termination factor NusA; translation: MNYSILEALNQLTRERRVDKGLLYETLEVGLTTAIKKKYGNNAVVHVDIDEEKGTVQPFLVKAVVEDEDEIEDPVCQVTLEEAHELDPNLKVGDEIRELLPFSEFGRNAIALAKQVLVQRVREVERGKIFDEFKGRVGDIITGTVQQQDRTGVLVSLGKAEGFLPRKESIRRERWHQGLPIKAYVVEVLDVGKGPQIILSRTHPGLIEKLFESEVPEIYDGIVEIRAVARDAGGRSKIAVYSKDDRVDAVGACVGMKGSRVQAVVKELSGERVDIVPWSEEPQQFVTKALSPAKVQNIRIRRESQEMTVVVEDEQLSLAIGREGQNVRLAVRLTGWKIDLVSSTEMAQRERLDKEMRVALDEVEGLTPEEVTLLGSINVHTLKDLNAAEVENLLGLEGMDEERVARLRTLGVERAKQIETDFAQALQAQEHLFDEQMFDRVPAPEADAAAATLTFRDESELEPDEPEAEAPAAVSEAETETVEEIEAGEMPAAPEAPEEPEAETAAAEADASDAPERPPVG
- the infB gene encoding translation initiation factor IF-2 — encoded protein: MAESKKKRIYEVARDFNVSSDALLKVLRDLDHEVKNHMSTATPEMLAAIEARFSQAQAQVKVEESKRKEVHAAIQQHKAEEERAAKERAREAAVAKAQAAAPPTPPPPAVRPPEHRGSRPMETRPPRSSTAPPPRSRAPEPPPPQRHGRGGGPPEFAPGRRPRGTKGRKKPGVDERAVRESFQKTMAEIDGPRRQRRRRRVHAGGVAVDERENVIQAVEMMPLQDLAAELGVAPHELISKLFKNGVLATINQRLDKDTIEILAAEYEYEVEWISEFEETELDVEESEAPRLPRPPVVTIMGHVDHGKTSILDKIRRTNVVAGESGGITQHIGAYEVTTPGGHRITFLDTPGHEAFTAMRARGAQVTDLVVLVVAASDGVMPQTLEALNHARAANVPFLVAINKVDLPDANVERVKQQLAQNNVLLEDWGGTITAVEVSAKTGKGLEQLLELIHLQAEMLELKAPREGRMRGVVLEARKTPQHGVVVNVLVQQGTLNLSDVFVAGRHSGRVRALLNERERRIENVGPADPVQVLGCDGVPQAGDPFTVVESDRQARDIASKRQQYERAREAKSSRRVSLEQFHQMMRESGLAELKVVLKGDVDGSVEALTESLEKLSTTEVAVRVIHRGVGGINETDVTLAAASNAIVVGFHVRPSQHARELAKREGVDIRLYEVIYDVVNEVKEAMVGLLTPETKESIDGVAEVRQVFRVPKVGTIAGCYVTSGKITRNGKIRVIRDHVVVYDATVSSLKRFKDDVREVSQNFECGIGVSGFDDIKVGDVLEVYRLEEVARTL
- a CDS encoding DUF503 domain-containing protein, whose translation is MVVGFCTLDLYIPGCTSLKEKRFVLRSLIDRLRRRLNLAVSEADHHDLWQRSTLCLVTVSNDSRVVHSVLSKASDLVESDHRVELLDVAVELR
- the rbfA gene encoding 30S ribosome-binding factor RbfA — encoded protein: MDPVALARLNAGLRDLLVELLARRVRDPRVQAVSVTGVQVSGDLAVAKVFYSVLGSETAQRQAQRGLENAAGFLRREASHHLRLRTVPELRFVHDASLERGAHIDQLLREIKEQAGEPQAPAAPEEPEDG